The Notamacropus eugenii isolate mMacEug1 chromosome 4, mMacEug1.pri_v2, whole genome shotgun sequence DNA window CCAATATAATGATGTCCTAttggagaacaaaagacaacaaaccaaccaaccaaccaaccaaccaagacTTTACTACCTTCCATGGACTCTGTAATCCAGTTAGGCTAACCTATTTGTtgttccttcaagactcagcccaaACCTACCTTAGCAGGAAGCATGTTCCTGGtcatctctctcccctgccccctgccccatGCCTTCTAATTTCTTCTCTGAAATTACTTTCCATTTCAACTTTTTATATATCTTATCTTTCCTAACTATTTATAATGAATCGTTCCCATTAGAACGTGAACTCTTTGAGGATAGAGACACATTTTGGCCTTTCTTTTCAacaccccctgcccccacctcagtacttagcacagtgcttggcacatagtgataggcacttgataaatgcttgttaactgacttcCATTCTGATCACCTCATTCTTGTGAGGATATTGACCAAGTAGGGCAGGATAACCAGAATGGAGATGGGACTGGAAGCTATATCATATATCAAAACTGATCAAAGGAAAGAGGAATCTGAGAGCGTTCTCTGTGTTGCTACTATACAAGTCTTGGAATCTGCTCCATCTTGTACTCCCTCTGAATCACCCAGCTGTGTAGAGTCAAAAGAATGGGACAGCTAGGAGAAAAAGGCTGggttcttttttttggggggggggcagcatAATAATTGTTTACAGGTATTCGAAAAGCTGTTACCTAAAGAGAGATTAGCATTCTGATTGCCACAGAGGGCAGGGCTAGGATCAATGAACTGGTTTCAGGGAGCAAATTTCAGTTCAttacaggaaaaaacaaaacaaaaaagcttcCTTACTGTGGAAGCAGTTCTTGGTGAAATTGACAAGCTTCAGGAGGTATTCACTCGCTCGAAGTCATCCCTGCCAGCAGTAATGCTGAGGAGACTCAGGAGTAGGACCAGATGCCCTGCGAGGCTCTGTCCAATTTTCCATTCTATGTACATcagtgtgtgttgtgtgtgtgtgtgtgtgtgtatgcacttgCAAGTAGTGGGAGATGTCATTGTATGTCCCTTTCCTACTCCGTAGCAGACTATAtgctctttgaagacaaagactgGTCATTGTCTTTCTTccctagcatctagcacaatCCTTTGTACATATTAGAAActcaataaataatataaatatataatatattaatatatagatatataatatataatatgtaatataaataataatgcaaatatataatataaatataaaaaatgataagtAAATAATAAACTTATTGAAGTTAAGATGGATAATGAGAAGCAGCTTTGGGTGAGAGGAAATACATAGAAGACTTTCATTCTTATGATTAGAGTCCAGACCTGTAATATCATACATGTAGGGCACTCCTGGGATATAAAGTACCTCTTCTTCTGTAGATTGGCACCTGGCCTGTAACTTCTGGTGTGACAGTGTTTCCTGAGGTCATTGGAAGCTTGTGTGCTCACAGCCATATAGCTAGTGTGGGCCacaggcagtatttgaacccaggctttcttgactccaaaatcCGCTCTCTGCTACTCCAAACTGCTCATCATGCCATCTGCATCTTCATCACCATCCTGAGCAATTGGGCAGTGGGTTTTCTGGTCTGTTTTTaaattctcctcttctttcttctttccacagGGCTGACCAGTCGCTACTTGCTTGTTTCCAAACAGTGCCATAAGTTCTGCCCATTTTTGGAATACTACCACCAAAAGTTCTCTCACGAGAAAGAAGGTTCAAGTGCTTTTGTCTATTCCCATTGTTGTGCTGAGAATTTATGCAATGTTGGCATCCCCTCCGCCTCCGAGGGCACTATAGACTATAGCCAATATAGTATGCAAGACACTGCTCACAAGAGGGCTGGCAGTGTGGGGCTGGTGATGTTTCTAAGCTTCCTGCCTGCCCTGTGCCAGGTTAGTATGTGATCTGAAGGATCCTCCACACCACAATGCCCTAGAAATGATCCATACTAGACTATGCCCTATTGGAGAGGTTATCAGCTCTACACATCTAgtacttctcccctctcccccacccctcccactctccctccctctcccacaccATGGAGGCATTGATAGGGGAAGGTGGGCTAAAAGCAAAAGCCCAGAATGCTGACTTTCAGGTCTTTGGGCATTTCTCTATTCTTTTGCTTAAAAGttaataaatgggaaatatttttgGTTTGAAATTAGATCTCCCTGAGAAAAGCCTACTCATCTTGTACTTCTTTTATGTACCTAATTACAATTTGTCATCTCTTATCTGTGTATGGGAGACGTTCTAGGGCAGGAACTCTGTCTATTTAGTGTTGTGTTCCTTTCCTTTGCCCCTCTTTTCTGACACTCAACACAAAGGCATTGTTTGGAATCGATCTCTTTGTCTTTGAGGAGAGAGACATTGAGAAGAATGAGAGGATCTGGGTTAAAGTTCAAGCTGTGCCACTAGTTCACTGTTGGACCTTGGGTAAGCAACCTCACTTATCcttacctcagttttcctattgGTAAAAAGAGGAGATTGGAGTCAGTGATCTGTATGGACCCTTCGAACTCTAAATCTAGGTGGTGGCCTCCACCTGTAGGGAGCTGTCAGTCAGACACCACACAGTTGCTACTCGGGAGGAATCCCTGCTTTGAATCCCTCTCCTTTGAAGCACAGACACCAGCCCTGTCCTTCTCTTGTCTTTATTCAAACTTCCCAAAAAGGCAAAGTTAAGAAGAAAATCTAGAAGAAAAATTGTCAAGTTATTCAATCACTGGCATTTAGTAAACACCTAGTATGTGCTGggcaagcactatgctaagccttaggatacaaagaaaggtaaacacCAGTCCctcctttcaaggagttcataatttatttggggaaaaaacacacaaacaatcatatacaaacaagattaattggaggtaatctcagagagaagggacaAAGATTAAGAAGGATTTcttgcaaaaggtgggattttagatgagacctgaaggaagccaggggagccagaaggcagagatgaggagagagaacattctagacatgggagataatcagagaaaatgcctggaaacAGGAGATGGAAGATCTAGTTTGAGGAACACTGAGGTCAGTATCACCAGATCACAGAGTATATATATGGTAGTGGAAGCAGGGTAAGATGAAAGAAGAATGAACATGCTGGAaaggggcaggttatgaaggactttgaaagccaaaccgaaaattttaaaagttgatcatggaggtaatagggaaccactgcagGAAGGTGATAAGgtcagatcttttttttaagaagacaggaggatggattggagagagaagagatgtgaGGCATaaagaccaaccagcaggctctTGCAAAAGTCCAGTTATAAGGTGATAATACTAGAGTGGTTGCAAtgtcagagagaaaaaggaacataTATGAGACGTGCTATAAAGGTAGAAAGGGCAGGACTTTATTACTGATTAAATATggctggagagagagagtgaggagtagaAGATGACATTTTAGGTGGAGATCTTGGGagaatagggaagttaggaagaggggaggttttgagggaaaaataatgaattcagttctggatatgttgaatttaagatgtctatggaatatccagtttgaaatgtctcataggcagttagagatgtgaaACTGGATGTCAGGAGAAAAGTTAGAGCTAGTTAAATAGATCTGACAGTCATCATTGGAGAAATGATAATTGGATATTTGGGAGGTAATGAGGTCCCCAAGAAAGACAGTGTgtagagagaagagggcctaggataACCCTATGAGACATCTATGATTACTGAATGTGACCTGCATGAAGATCCAGCAAATATAGTTAACGTTTAAATAGTacttactacattccaggcattgtgctaagtattgttatctcatttaatccttgtaaaaaactcttccatttttacagattaaaaactgagggaaaaaagggattaaatggtttgcccaggctcacacagctagtaagaatctgacactagacttgaactcaggtcttcctcattctaggCCCTACcttccatccactacaccacctagctgcccaacagcagaggagattgagaaggaacaGTAATATAGGCAGGAGAAGAACCAAAAGAGACTAATGTCACAAACACCTAGAGTAAAGAGAGTTTCAAAGAGAAGAGGCTGATTGATTACCAAAGGTGGCAAAGGGATCAAGAAGGCTGAAGACTGAGAAAATGTCATTAACTGTAACAACTGAGTGATCGCTAACAATTTTGAAGAGAGCAGTGTCAGTTGAACAATGAGGAGAGAAACCAGAccacaaagatagaaagaaatctTTTTGTCAGACTTCCTGTCAAAAAGAGGTACTGAATATaaatggccttctcaaggagtttagctataaaaaaggaaaagagatagcATGATAACttaaggagggaaggatggatcAGGTGaaggtttttattttatgtttttgaggatgggggagaaaggGGCATATTCATAGGCAGGAGAGAAGCAGCCAACAGGTAGGGAGATATTAAGGATAAGTGAGAGCGTGGGGACCATAGAAGGGATAGTATGCTAGAGAAGAGGGGACAGAATAGGATTACTTTTGCATTTAGAGGGTTTCgcctggggaaagggaaggaagggcctcctcttcatgtgagacaggagtgagggagaggatagtgggggaaaggaggggagaaaagagagctcTCTTCAAATGGCCTCaactttttttcagtgaaatatgaggcaatatgaaagggaagaagggCATTCATGAGAGATTTGAGAAGGGATGGAAATCTACTGGAAGAGCTGCTGTAGTGATTAGCATAGTGAATTATTAGGATAATCtctaaaaggattgccttgcaacaatgagggcccagttgaggttttGTTAATGCAGCataatttcatcattttctccaGCTTTCTTTAGCATCACataaatagcaataaaaaaaCAGAGGATGGGAATATTCCCAGACTGGAGTATCACAAGTTAATATCAGTGATATTGGGACAAGGAACGTAGCGCACAATGAAGGATGAGAACTAGTTCAGCAAGGCAGAAGGGAGAGGACAGGAAAgatataatctttttaaaatgaataatctcAGGCATACCTGTAAGGCATGCATTTTtccatcaataaacatctattaattCCCCACACTTTGTCAGGTACTATACTAGGTGTTATTATTACAAGGACAAGAAAGAAAGACGGTGTCTGCACTCAAgatgtttacattctattgggagagacaacatatatagtaagtgaaaaatgaaatacaaaataagacCTATGAAAATGACTTGGCAGGAGTATAGCTGGGTGGATCAGGAAAGGATTAGGAGAGAGGTCAGGACTGGATTagtagatctaagaatcatcagcatgaAGATGATCATGGAATCCTTAGGAGGCAATGAGGTCACCTGCAGAAGATGCTTAAACTTAATCTTGAAGGAGACTAAGGATCTTGTCTGCCTTTAAGGGAGACAATATGGTCACATGCAAGTATAGAAAATATCTGCGATCTGTGGACTTCCAGTTTAGTATAAAAATCTGGTGTGATATGATAGTGGAGAAAACTGATATGCTCTTAGGCTGAATCAAGAGAGGTATTGTGTTTAAGACTAGAGAaataaccaggagaacattgtatacagtaatagccacGTTCTGTGATGACTAACTTTCGTAGACTGTCTCTTCTCGCAATGCAAGAatgtaagacaactccaaaaagctcatgatggaaaataccatctgctgccagagaaagaactttggagtctgcatgcagatcgaagcatactatttgtgctctctctctccctctctctttttctttctctctctctgtttcttttttcttgtggtaTCTTctattagttttaattcttctttacaacatgactaatgcgaaaatatttttaatatgaatgtatcagtagagcctatatcaggcttcatgctgtcttagggagggaggaggagagaagggagaaaattaaaaactcaaaagcttatggaagtgaatgttgaaaatgaaaaataacattacttttaaaaagactagaaaggtgatAGGCAGGCAGCTAGCTGGTGATATGGACAGGGAGAGGGTGAGGCTTGGAGGGAAGAAGACTGaagttggaatcctgcctctaTCTAATGGAGGTCGGACTTAacacctctcagcctcagtttccccatctgttaaaatggaggatagtaatagcaccttcTTGTAAGGTTCTTATGAGGTCCAAATGAGATTGCACTTGTGAAATggtctgcaaaccttaaaatactatataaaggGTTATTATAGACCCATTGCCCTCTACTCCCATTATTTCCAGTTTGGAGTTTTGCGTTTCATTTGGTCTTCGGATTTTAGAAGACATACTGACAAATTGTAAAAGATTGTGAAGAGGTTGATCAGGATAGTGATCAGGGCCTGAGACcatggagaatgaaggagaagggagaaatagaatatcATAGGAGGACAAACATGAAGCTGCTTTGGATACTTGGTGTGTCCCTTTTGTTTGCTTTGTGGGCTACTGATACTTCCTGTAAACATGCGGAAAGATAGCTATCATAGAGATTAAGATCTAGCATTGGGTCTGAAATAACTTAAACTTGAGATAATGCTCTTTCtgaacttttttgttgttgttttcctaaACTGGGCTTTTAACCTTTCAACTTCCTGTAATATTCAATCTGATCAGTAGGGGGACTTAAGGTCAGAGTTGTCCTTGTTGGCAGTCTGCAATTTTTGCCTTTTGGTTCAAGAACAGTGTTTCTACCCTTGAACATGCAGTGGGTTCTCCAGTTCTAACCTAGGGCTGGAAATATTAAAATTAGtaattctgactctgccatcATTCTTTAGCATAATTCACTATCAATTCCCACACTTTAGTACCCAATGGATTCAGTCAAACAATGTCAATGTGCAGATATGAAGTATCCACCCCTAAAAgtcatacggactatctgtgatagggcattccgagctcatattggtctgatcagccacagtcggacacagtgaaatttcactttatcatggcaatgtcattttggtcccctttgaaAAAGAAGGACAATGACCACCATCGATCCAACCAAAaatcaaatccttttatttctttttcatcacaTGGAGgtaacctttatttttttctaagatttaattttaattctattttttctcaattatatacaaaaatttttaatacttttttaaaaaaaattttgagttccatattctctccttccttcccctcccactctccttgagaaggcaagcaattgatatagattatacatattcattcaaaatctttccatattagttgtATTACAAAAGACAACATAGATAAAAAAAACtccaagaataataaagaagGCTTAAAGAGTATATTTCAttccacattcagactccattcgtttgttctctggaggtggatagtatttttcatcttaagtcatttggaattgtctcagatctttgtattgctgagaatagctaagttttagctgatcatcatacagcATTTCTGCTACTGTGCCCAATACTCtgtgctcacttcattttgcagcagttcatgcaagttttcccaggtttttttgagaGCATACTGCttgtcgtttcttatagcacagtagtactccatcacaatcatataacataaTGTTTatgcattccccaattgaggggcatctccttaatttccagttctttgctacaacaaaagctgttataaatatttttgtgcacatagatccttttcttttttctttgatttctttgggatacagacttagtattggtatttctgggtcaaaggatatgcacagttttatagccctttgggaaatacctccaaattgctctccagaatggttggattagtttacAACATCATTAACAATTCACTAGTATCTCCATTTTTCCActtccccttcaacatttgttattttccttttctgtcacattagctaATCTTATagttgtgaggtggtacctcagagttgttttcgtTCACagttctctaatcagtagtgatttagagcattttttccaaaTGACTGtagttagctttgatttcttcttctgaaaactgcctgttcatgtcctttgattacttaccaattggggaataattcatattcttataaatttgatttagttctctatatatttgagaaatgagccctttatcagagaaattggtGGTAAAAAAGTTGCCCCAGTTTTCATACTTTCCTTCTAATATggtttgcattggttttgtttgtacaaaaccttttgaTTTTTATGCAATCGCAGTTTTTCATTTTACCTCCCataattctttctatctcttgtttggtcataaattcttcccttatccatcaATCTGACTggtaaaatattccatgcttTCATAATTTGCTTataccttttatgtctaaatcatgtacccatttttaccTTATACTGTtatacagtgtaagatattgACCTATACCTTGTTTCTGCTAAAtccctttccagttttcacagcaatttttgtcaaatagtgatttcttgtcCCAAAattttggatctttgggtttgtcagacattagattactatagtcatttaccactgtgtattgtgtacctataTATTAGACTAATCTACCACTCTATTCCTTATccaataccagattgttttgatgatacctgctttgtaatacagtttgagatctggtattgctaagccacattttttttcatcagttcttttgaTAATCttggtcttttgtttttccagatgaattttattgttatttttcttagctctataaaataaattttttggtaatgtgattggcatggcactgaataagtaaattaatttaggcataattatcatttttattatattggctcagtttACCCATGAGCAAGTAATAtctctccagttgtttagatctgactttatttgtgtgaacagtattttataattgtgttcatatagttcctggggtTTTTTGGCATGTAGCCTCACTAGTATTTTAGattatctacagttattttaagtgtaatttctctttctctccctgctaGAATTTGTTGGTATTATATAGCatttatgtgggttcattttatatcttgcaactttgctaatatttttaattagtttagctagttttttagttgatggTTTTGTTCCTTCATTGcttcttctaattccttcaagtttctttcttttcttcttgctatagctagcatttctagaacaataatgatcacccctgatcttattggaaagacttGCAGCCTATCCCCATTACAGAGAATACTTACTGATGATTTGAGATAGATACTAccaatcattttaaagaaagctcgTTTATTCCTGTGCTTGCtaatgttttttaataggaatgagtattgtattttgtcaaaaactttttctgcatctagtaagataattatgttatttttgttggttttgttactgatatattcaattatactgatagttttcctaatatccaaccagccctgcattcttggtataaattcaCCTAGTCACAGTTTATGAACTTTGTGATTTATTGCTGTGATCTCCTTGTTACTTTATTTGAAATTCTTGTATCAATTTTCACTAGGAAAATTGgtctagttttctttctcagtttttgctCTTCTTGATTTAGGTATCAGCCTCATATTTGTGTggtaaaaagaatttgaaaagaatccttttttgcctattttctcCATAGTTTAttgtaattaattatttattgtaattaattgttccttaaatgtttggtagaattcacttgtgaattcatctggtcctggtgatttttttttcttcgggagatcattgatggcttgttcaatttctttttctaagatagggttatttaagtattttatttactcttctattaatctgggcaatttatatttttgtaaatattcacccaGTTTGCcaaacaagtctttattaaatgTCAGCTATGTGTGACAGAGACTGTGTAGGTGCTCAGCATGagagtacaaagaatgaaataatccttccTTACAAGTAACTTACACTCTAATAAATGGGCCTTTTGGTGAGGTGgtaatgaaatagagaagaggAGAGTTAGGCATTGATTTCTGGGAGCTGCTATGGTATGGACTCGCTACCCAACTgaactgtttaaaaaaattattcattattcactcattatttgtttttttggacAGACATGTCTTATTCCTGTTACTGGTTCTGCCTTCCATtgaacaatttaaaaaagaaaagaaaagaaaagaaaagaaaacccttatAACTAATATGCagagtaaaaaaaacaaacaaccaaattCCCTCACTGGTCATATCCAAGCACAAGTATCTCATGTTGCACTTTAAATCTATCACCTTTCTAGCAGGACATGGTGGTTTATTATTACATTGACAAGAGTTTTAACatcttttaagttaaaaaaaatttttttttaaagaatgttgtcattgtatactattctcccagctctgctctctTTAGTCTGCATTGGTTTACAGCAGTCTTCCCCAAAGGTTTCCTCTGCAGTGGTCCATTTTGACATTTCTTATGGCAACagaagtattccattatatttgtacACCCTTATCTGTTCCCAATACGTGGGAaccctctcagtttccagtttggGGCTACTGTGAAAAGCTGAATTCTGTCCATAAGCAGAGGGAAGTCAGAAGAAAAATGCCTTACCCACACTCATGTTCATTCTCCATGCAAAAAAAATACCCTCTATTTTTGTTTCTGCTGCTGGTGTGTTGGATACCCCATTTTCCATTCCTGACATaaactagttaaaaaaaaagattctccaGTCAGGCCCTGTCCTCTGTCATCCAAACCTCACAAGAATTCTGTGTCTTCCCAGGCTTGGAAGACTCTTTGCCTCCTGTGACATTGGACTTCATTTTCTGGAGGCCCATGCAGTTGATCGGTCCCTGGAAACTTCCTCTGCCTAGAGAAACCTGGCTTTAAGAAACCTCTaccaaaaggagaaaataaaatgtaataaatgtaCTGCTTAAGGGAATAAAAAAAGTCAGCACTCCATATGGAATCATTTTAGGTGCTCTGTCTCTAAATTATCTGACCATTTTCAAAATATGGCCTTGGATGAGACTTCTGATAAATGGCTGACAGTATATAAGGTTTTGTGCAttcaacaaaccaaaacaaaccaaatgaAAAGGTTGCAAAATTTGTTCCTgacctgaattttaaaatttatcatatGCCTCTTCCGAAGCACCTCATTCCTTCCATGCTGGTATGTCCTGTACCAGATTCAGATTTCTGGGGAATAGTTCACCAACTATATCATTAAGTTATATAACTATTTTGATTACACTCCAAATATTCCTAATCTTTTCAAATGACACCATTTCCAAGATACTCTCTGATGGGATTTCTACTTTCCATTGCCTAAGCACCATTCACCAAAGCCAAATTAACTCTAGGCATGCCAAGACGTACacattaaaatatttagaaaatcagTTGTTACAGGAAGAGCACTATGTTCTCCATATAATAGGTCTACTTCATAAAAGGATAACATTATGAACAAAGAGGTTGGATctggagaaaacaaaacattttttcatatatctcCCAATTTTGACATCCTATGCCAGATACATTCAGAGCCCAGAAGATTGCTATTAATCTAATAGTTACAAAATCACTGTCCATCAATTACTATGCAAgacatttatataatttataatgatataataatatctaattattaatatataatatattacgtGCTATAATGTATTACATATAGCatgatatataatacataaatatatgtatatataaataaatatatgatataggATGGTTATCATAACTTATGATATAATAATTTGTAATAATTGACCCCAAGTAATCTACCAAACCCAATATAAAACCAAGTTTTAAATTACTCagttgaggatgaaatgagataacatctgtgAAGTGCTTGACAAGTATATAACTACCATCTATtattggcttccctggcttcctttgaatTTCAGCTAAAGTTCCGCAAGAAGACTTTCCCTGTTCTTCTTCACCTCAGTGCTTCCcccctgagattatctccaatttattcagtatttatttGATTTGCAcgtggttgtttgcatgttgtctctcctactagatcatgagctccttgaggtcagggaccttctcttgcctttctttttatcccttgtgcttaatacagtgccttgTATGtaataggagtttaataaatgcttatcaatttgACTTGCTCCATGACCACAACCTCTTCCCATTCCCACCCTCCACATGAGCATATTTGTCTCTGTGAAGTTAAAGATGAAAATCATTAGAAATCCCACATCTCATCAACTTCCTGAGAAGGATGTGTCACTTCAGAGACAATCTCCTATCCCAGGTGATCCAGGAACCTCTTTACATGGATTTaatgtgcttttcttttttggtttgccCTACATTTTCTCAATAACTTTTTTTGGCTCTTCAACTCCTTATAAGGTCAATATAATAAGCCCTTGATGGTGTTAGAAATTACTGGATTTGGTTTTTCTTCTCTTGTAAAAAAAGCATCCCATACTCATTGCAGAGCAGTTCTCTTGGAGGAGGGCATGACCATGGAATGCTGCATGATGGAGACAgtgttggccttggagtcaggaaggcctatgTTCTCATCTTGCCTCAGAACTCTACTGTTTCTTTGACCCAgggcatgtccaaaacagaacttaggCCTCTCCCaccttcttccaaatttccccatACCtttattttcccagggtcatagatTTCTAACCTCCTTgacatttctacctccacaacagtCTCCCGTTCTGATTTCTTCACTGACCCACCTCTTTGGTCAAGGCCCTCATCACTGCTGGCCTAGAATGTTGCAACAGCCTCCTAGtcagtcttcctgccttcagccTCTTCCCATGCTAGTCTATGCTCCATACATTTGCCAGGGAGATCTTAAGCCAAGTTcgtgc harbors:
- the LOC140500359 gene encoding uncharacterized protein isoform X1 is translated as MMELDHRAGATLLGEMKLFFGLLLSMAWPMLHANITLTGKQIFLMCHVCEEMNSFTCRNPERCSVGDAFCITVGTRLTSRYLLVSKQCHKFCPFLEYYHQKFSHEKEGSSAFVYSHCCAENLCNVGIPSASEGTIDYSQYSMQDTAHKRAGSVGLVMFLSFLPALCQERDIEKNERIWVKVQAVPLVHCWTLGTILGVIITRTRKKDGVCTQDVYILLGETTYIAWKTLCLL
- the LOC140500359 gene encoding glycosyl-phosphatidylinositol-anchored molecule-like protein isoform X3, with product MKLFFGLLLSMAWPMLHANITLTGKQIFLMCHVCEEMNSFTCRNPERCSVGDAFCITVGTRLTSRYLLVSKQCHKFCPFLEYYHQKFSHEKEGSSAFVYSHCCAENLCNVGIPSASEGTIDYSQYSMQDTAHKRAGSVGLVMFLSFLPALCQAWKTLCLL
- the LOC140500359 gene encoding glycosyl-phosphatidylinositol-anchored molecule-like protein isoform X2, which gives rise to MRPDLESRIRYQMLSILHSLTEDKGRDNFGRAGATLLGEMKLFFGLLLSMAWPMLHANITLTGKQIFLMCHVCEEMNSFTCRNPERCSVGDAFCITVGTRLTSRYLLVSKQCHKFCPFLEYYHQKFSHEKEGSSAFVYSHCCAENLCNVGIPSASEGTIDYSQYSMQDTAHKRAGSVGLVMFLSFLPALCQAWKTLCLL